In Corylus avellana chromosome ca8, CavTom2PMs-1.0, the genomic stretch TGTTCCTTAGTCATGGCTACATAATGACTGTGGTTCTGAATAGGTgaccttagtgttgttagtctTGTATTTTCTATATCGTAACATTATGATCCTAAGTGTCCGAAGTGTCCCACATAGCTTTAGTACAATCTTAACCATATGTCTAAAGCTCTTGGACACTCTCTTTGTAAGCCGGTTTTCAAGGTGAGTTTTGCATAAGgcttgtatcatttggtatcaaaacCAAGCACTACGTATTGGGTTCGAGTCATGGAGGGAGACGACCTATTAGATAGAGTGGACCGCTGTGGATGTTAGTTGCGGAGTGTGGTAGTATATCACGATCCTAAGTGTTCCACATGACTTGAGTAGAATCTTAACCATGTTTATATAAGTTATTGGGTACTCTTTCCTTGCAAGCCAGTTTTCATGGGTGAGTTCAAGGTTTGTATCAGTTGACTACCCCCAAAACTGACCCCCGGGGGGGGGGGTGTGGTTGGGGCAGTTTCTATTTACCCATCATGCTAACAAGTAAATAGAAAGGGTATAGGCTATCATTCATCTGCATCTCTTAACAGTGTCTGTTGTAGCTCAGAACTGAGTTAAGGGGCTCATTCTTCAAATACCTTAGGTGTTGATGTGTACCTTTTTGAAGCTACTATTGAAATATTTTCATCTAATTACAGTACCATATCTGAGTTTTTTATGTTTCTGTTGCAGGTTGTCAACGATGATGGTTCTGTATCCTTCATGGTTATGCATCTTTCACATAATATGGTTAGCAGTTTCTGGAGATTTGATATGATGATAGTTATCAATTTTATTCTACTTTGGCTGGATATTTCATACTGGCGAGTAAACCAGTCCACCAACCTTCTATtccattttgttaaaaaattcagTCTATTTTGCTCCCTTCCTTTCAGCCAACATTTATGTTTCGGCCTGGTTCAGTTttgtaaaattacttttattaatatttaacgGTTAGTATGGTCAAAGTAAGACATTGAccatttgatttgtgattaaAAGGAACAAtatacacatgcatgcatatatatggtttgtattttcctttcctATAGGCAAGCCAAAGTAGTCATTGGAATATAATTGACAACTTTAACTAATATTGCCTCCATGTAAATCTTTGCATACCTTTGTGGAACTTCTATTCTACAAATGCTACCATTCATTTTTATGCTTTAAAAGTCCTCATTAAGATTTGCATTAAGGGGGGGGTTACATTTtgctttatattttatatttttcttttattgaggACCTTCATACATCCTGTGGAAAAGGTTAAATGACTTGACTGAGCGTCTCttttaaccttttaaaatttGTCCTGTTTTCCCTGGAAATTTGTACTTAAAAGCTTCATTTGTGAAGGGGTGTTTGGAGGTCCCTTGGATTTGACTCGTTTTGATATGCTTCACACAGAAAATGTTATTGTTGCACCTCCATTTCATTTACCTCTTATATTTTAAGGTACTTTTTCATGGAGgagataatatttttatattttttttggtacgGAGCCCAGTCCTTGTACCAAATATACAATTCATTTTGTATTGACTGTTCAATTGGTTGACTAGTGCCATTTTAGTGCCATGGAGGAACACAAGGTCTTAACTTTATTACCGTGAGACATCAATTTCCTTGATCTAGGCACTTATCATGAGGAAAgagaagacaaaagaaaaagaaaaatcacctATGCCTTGTAGGATTTTCCAGCTTCACCACCATCTTATTATTTGTTGTCTGCTTTTCTATGTCAATGTGATGAAAAACTCCTTTACTAAATTTTTTGCGTAGCTTCTCCCATGTGCCATCAATGCGGCATGTGCTGCCCTTGTTGATGCTGGAATTCCTCTAAAACATCTTGCTGGTAATAAATAATTATGGTTATCTTCCATGTTTCTCTTCGATGAGTGTGTGCTGACAGTTTTAAACTGCTATTGGCAGTTGCAATATGTTGTTGTTTAGCAGATAGTGGATGCGTTTTACTGGATCCCACCAAGCTAGAAGAACAGgtgattatattttttcttgctttccatTTATAGTACTTCTTAGGGTTCtgatattttatcttttttatttttattttttaatttttttttattgcttctGCACCCTCATCAATGGTTTTGGTAAAACAAATTTTAGtatattgctgaaaatgctaGAGTACAAATCaaactaaaataaacaaattgtctgtttgttttcttttcctaacACTTTCTCAGCAATCAAACAGAGAACAAATGCCAAAAACATGACATTTGAAGATTTGTTTCATTTAGACCAGTTTGAATCTTAATTTTAAGCTGAGAAAAAAGAGCACCACCACTCTACTGAgactaacaaataaaaaagttaaaagatcactttttgttttattccaaaatttcttCTAGCCTGAggtaaatttcttttctttttctttctctttctcggCGACTGAACATAAAAGTGATATCAAAAGGCTCACCTTTGAGGATCTATTCTGCTCAAACCACCTTCAACCTCGAAGTATCCTGTATGATTATCAAAGCAGGTAACTTCTATTCATAGAAAGTTTGTGAAGGAAGGTGGATTTTGCAGAATCATGATTCAAAGTGGGCAGTACAGAGAGGGTATTGTCTTTTTAAGTTAGTCGAATGCAAATGCATTCACGGTATGCTTGCCTGCACATTGTGAACCCTGGCACTCTGCTAGTCTCGAGTTCTTTGAGGCATTCTGGCCAAAATTTCCCTTGATTTGCAAGCGAAATTACAGATTGTGTTCAAAATGAAGGAAGTAGGATCTGTGCTTGTCATTGATTTGGTGGATACGGTTGTCTTTTGAGAGTGGTGCTGGAGTTGATGTTTGGTGAGTGGAGGTGCACACGTTTTCCAGTGCTCAGTCACTCGCTGCCAGATTTCTTCACCACATTAAGGGGATTGGAGTCTGGGTTGAAAGCTGAGCTTGAGTAGATGGTTGGGTTGGTGAGCATGTGGTTGTGGGAGGCGGGAAAACAAGAAGAGATGAAGGATGATACTGTTTGAAGGTTATTTTTGTTCATATGATCGACTGGTTATTGAGGGCGTGGAAGCAGCAAAAAATGATGCAGAAATATCAGCACCCTAATTCATATTGTTGTGCCTTTTTAAATGCATCCTCTTGTTATTGTCTGCATCATTCCCAAAGTGTCTAAAATCTTAacctaaaattgaaaaactcattaCATTGTAAATATACTCTTAGGTAATCTGTTTGCACAGTTGTGGTTTCTCTACTGTGACAAGAAATCTATGCATACGTTATGTTTTGAGATTTAAAGACGGACATTTTCAATATTGGGCTTCTTTGGTTTATACTTAAAATATGTCACCCTTAATTTGTCTTATGTTTGCAGAAAACGAAAGCATTTGCATATTTGGTCTTTCCGAACTTGACTCTCTCTATCCTCCCGGAAGGATCATTAAAGGTGGAAGGGGAGCCAGTGGAACAGGCAATTATCACATCTGTTACCCAGGGTGCAATGTCAGGTATCTGTAACACTTACAGGAATCTTGTTTCATCTCTTAATCTTGAAGATTTACTAGTCTTTTTTCTGGGTATTCAATGTTTCCTTAGCATTCTTCTTTGTGTGAGCTCAGCTTTTCTTTACTCCTAATTTTGAATGAGTTAAATCTTAGTTACACGTTAGTTCAATTGGCCTCATCTCCTTACCAGCCTTTAGTAATTAATGGTTGAGGGCAATTGTATATTTATTCCAATGGTCTGGTGAAACTGATTTTCCAGGAGTTATAATTTAAAAGGGCAGATGCAATTTCCCATCCTGATCAAGTCAACTTCATCCTTGATTTATTGGACAAACTGCTGTATTCTTGATTCCCAACAGATTTCCCAGACTTTTGTCAACAATAGGTATCTAGTTGATCAAGGAAATGGTTTTCCCAGGAAAGCTGGAAAATTGGCTTCACTGGTCATTAGTATTTCACACTTCTAATCCTGGAACAATTTCTGGTTAATATCTCCCTCTTAGGTTAACAGAGGTTGGCATATTTCTGAGATGTTGGAAGTCCAACCTGAGCCACCCGAATTTTCAACAGTTTGTCTAATTAGCAGGCGCTCTTCATTTTAGGCTCTTCAATATTACATAAAAATTTCTCTTACTTGGTCAGAAGAGGATTATGTCTCAGAAGTTTGTGTGTGTCTCTTTATGGGTTCAAGAGTTTTGATTATTGATCTAATTTGGTTCTTGCTTAAAACTGGTCCAGTGGATGATTATCTTCGATGTCTTGAACGAGGACGTGCTGCGAGTGCTAAGATGTCTGCTTTCCTCAGGAGGAGCTTGCCACTGCAAAACCCTAGTGACTCATCTAAAGCTGGGTGATTTCAAAAGTTATTGGGAGTAATTTACAGACAATCTCAATGGAAGTTTAACTGGTGCTGGTTTTTAAGCCAATCCTTTCTAAATGGTGGCAGTTGTACCTGATGAAAGAAGTCCTATGTGAAAGATATTCATGGCTGCTACTATAACCCCACCGCATGTTGTAGTCTGGTATTGGTAGGTGTTTTCAATCTCACAAGTATGGTCTTCCGGACGAAATTGTGTTTGGAGATTCAATTTATATGAAGAATCATGTTCCTCTTCTTCTTAGTCACAtgtgtttgtatttttgatTGGTGGATATACTTATAAAATATagaagattgaaaaaaattataaagggaACTTCAGTACTTATTCCTGAAGTATTAGTGTTTTTGTAATCAtaatttcaaacttttaattctTGCAGTGTCggtattccaatttttttttttttttccttttaatttcacatttatttttaaaaaaaccgcAATACGTTTCACATTTTTCTGCCAAAGCCGAGTATTGGGCCAAAGCCCCACTTCCTTTGAACTAAAGTGGttattttatctattatatGACCTTCTAGTTTCACATACCCATCTAGCCATATTGTATTGTGATAATCAAGTTGATCTTCACATTGATGCAAATCCCGTCTTTCATGAGCGTAGCAagcatattgagattgattgctCAAACTTCGTACATTTCCACTTCAAATCAACCAGCCATATTTTCACCAAGGCACAAGGACCACAGATCAATTTCATCActtaattgattttttgtttttctttgtgtaCAGATGTGTCATTATAATCTTCCTTTATTTGCTATAGCTGTAATCACGGTAACTAACCATCAATATATAGGTGCCAGAAAATGCATCATTTGGATGGATGATACATCATACATGATACATAAAATGCAAGTTGTTTGGTATCCTTTACTAATCCTCAAAAAGTTAATAACTTTTACATCTTATTATTCAAATCTCTCTCTAactttctcactctctctccccATACATGGCCTCATCTAAAGAAATGACATGATGATGGGGGgtcaaaaagattaaaaaaaaaaagaaaaagaaggaaaatccAAAAGCTATCTGCACATTGGGCTTTGCTGGTGGTGAGAAGGAGTAAGCCGGTTCTCTGATGAGCAGCATTCCTGCATGAAGAACACCTCCTTCTTTTCCTCCACCATCTTCAAAATATTCTCAAACACACAAACATCACAAGGAATCCTCAAAACCCCTGTCTGCTGAAACCCAAATTCCTCCTCTGCTTGTCTCAGTAGAATATGAAAAGCATGATGATCCAAATACTCTGTTGGTATTACAAATCTCTTCAACTCTTCTCCAACACAAACGGCAAGGAAGCCTTTTGGGATGGAGGATTCGGATAAAGAAAGTGTTCTCTTCAGAAACTTGATGCTCtttctgctgctgctgcttctgCTCATTGTCTTTGAGGAGTTGGCAAGCTTTCTCCACTTCTTGAGGATCTGTTGAAGCCTAACAATTTGTCTGATTTTGTTAGACTTCTTTGAATCCATGGCGATGGGGTGTGTCTGTTTCTTGCTTGCTGTTGTCAACTTCAGATGCATATGTTTCCAATTTATAGAGGGTTGGGAGTTGGGACCTCCAAATTCTGAGATTTAGAGGtgattatataaaaataatttttaataaaaaaaattacttattttatttagaaatTAGCTTTCCAGTTTAATCTGGTAGACCATGTCGGTtgatttcatgtttttttttttttttcaccattaatTAATGACAGGGTACTGAGATTCTGAggagtaaaattaaaatatgatatTAATCTTTGGTTATTTTTGTGACTTGTTTGGTTTCCAATGCAAACTGCCCCAATAGTCAATGGACCTCGTACAATTCAATTGTacttttcaaaactctttattTGAATGCTATGATTTAACTGCCGTGGTGGTCTTGGAATTAGGTATTTAAGACTTCAAGAAAATCCCATGTGAAGTAaaagcccccccccccccacgcccccttctcttttttttaatgaatactGTTGACAAATACGGTATTTTATTCCaaactaaagaaattttttttttaatttaatttataaaagtaacatatattttttttaataatatgtgagatatacatgagtttttaataaaatttattctaattttatccatgttattaaaaagcatgtgttttttacatgtttaaggacatatgtcacttttataaagtagattgaaggaaattcttttaacccattttaaaagaaaactctaTCCTTTGGCAATGGGCCGAATAaggagttgaaaaaaatttagactTTTGGTGATTTATTGCCAAACGGGGCCtaataaaggaagaaaaacTATGACTAATAGGCACCCCAACTAGTCAATTATCAATGAGTTTTAGCTTGACTAGAAGGGAAGAGGAAGGGAATGGTTAAGGGAAGAGGAAGGGAAcggttaagattttattttgttgtattttatattttatataatgaATATATTATCACGATAAAtagttgatattttattttgttgtatttaacgTATATGTTTGCGGTAAATATATTATCACACcatctaaaattttttaagtGACTTGACATCATGTATATATGTCggattcaacaaaataaaatcttgataaTGAAATTACAATAGAAAGGATCCTTATATGTTAGCTTTTCAAGAAGTTTTGCTTCGTATAGTTcattaaataataagaaaaatgctatatatcacACTTGTATTCCACTTTAATGATGTGACATTGACAATCAATTCTTGGATCAtctcttgttttttatttaaaaaaaaaaaaaattaatggctgATTGATAATGTTAGTGGTGTGTATACCATTactaaaaaacaaatcattctcaatCTCCACTGATTACATATAAGCAAATCAAACTTGAATAAACTGATACTTGAACGATCTTCACTGATATTGCAAACCGATTTTTAAGAATGAATTTTACTTGGAATTTGTATAATTTGGTATCAAAGTCGCCATCATGTATAAAATGGTTAATTGATTGAATACATTATATTCCCATATCTATGTTTAtatcttg encodes the following:
- the LOC132190016 gene encoding exosome complex exonuclease RRP46 homolog isoform X2, which translates into the protein MEIDRVDGRTANQLRPLACSRNILNRAHGSASWSQGDTKVLAAVYGPKAGTKKNENPEKACIEVIWKPKTGQIGKPEKEYEMIVKRTLQSICVLTINPNTTTSVIVQVVNDDGSLLPCAINAACAALVDAGIPLKHLAVAICCCLADSGCVLLDPTKLEEQKTKAFAYLVFPNLTLSILPEGSLKVEGEPVEQAIITSVTQGAMSVDDYLRCLERGRAASAKMSAFLRRSLPLQNPSDSSKAG
- the LOC132190016 gene encoding exosome complex exonuclease RRP46 homolog isoform X1; this encodes MEIDRVDGRTANQLRPLACSRNILNRAHGSASWSQGDTKVLAAVYGPKAGTKKNENPEKACIEVIWKPKTGQIGKPEKEYEMIVKRTLQSICVLTINPNTTTSVIVQVVNDDGSVSFMVMHLSHNMLLPCAINAACAALVDAGIPLKHLAVAICCCLADSGCVLLDPTKLEEQKTKAFAYLVFPNLTLSILPEGSLKVEGEPVEQAIITSVTQGAMSVDDYLRCLERGRAASAKMSAFLRRSLPLQNPSDSSKAG
- the LOC132190680 gene encoding auxin-responsive protein SAUR71-like, translated to MHLKLTTASKKQTHPIAMDSKKSNKIRQIVRLQQILKKWRKLANSSKTMSRSSSSRKSIKFLKRTLSLSESSIPKGFLAVCVGEELKRFVIPTEYLDHHAFHILLRQAEEEFGFQQTGVLRIPCDVCVFENILKMVEEKKEVFFMQECCSSENRLTPSHHQQSPMCR